The Natronoglycomyces albus genome has a segment encoding these proteins:
- a CDS encoding phage holin — MSQRTRAYIYRISIPVVALLVFYGIIAEGAAALWLGLIGAVLGIGDIALAAKHTPTQVAEPHTDTSGGNK, encoded by the coding sequence ATGTCCCAGCGAACCAGGGCCTATATCTACCGAATCTCGATCCCTGTCGTAGCACTCTTGGTTTTCTACGGCATCATCGCCGAAGGAGCCGCCGCACTATGGCTGGGACTCATCGGAGCCGTGTTGGGAATCGGCGACATCGCATTGGCCGCCAAACACACTCCTACGCAGGTCGCGGAACCGCACACCGACACCTCGGGTGGTAACAAATAG
- a CDS encoding acyl-CoA desaturase, producing the protein MTTLIENPAAPQPTIDKPKPAKRSGPKPAMGEKRSVGHQSLVYIFLIGPMIALAAAVPFAWTTGLLGVTDIVLALVFFFVTGHGVTLAYHRMLTHGSFKANRPLKIFITILGSMAVQGNPIGWVADHRRHHAFSDKEGDPHSPWLFGTSPWAITKGFWHSHMGWMFQRNNTTNVQRYCPDLLRDKDLVRVSSLFWLWTILTFLLPAVLGGLITMSWMGALTAFFWAGLVRVSVLHHTTWATNSICHMVGERPFKARDKAANVWPLAIASFGESWHNLHHADPTSARHGVLKGQIDTTARLIWIFEKFGWATDVKWPSEERIKKLTIERDEARAAA; encoded by the coding sequence ATGACGACATTGATAGAAAACCCCGCGGCGCCACAGCCGACCATCGACAAACCGAAGCCAGCGAAACGTTCCGGGCCCAAACCGGCCATGGGAGAAAAGCGCAGCGTCGGACACCAGTCCCTGGTCTACATCTTCCTGATTGGCCCGATGATCGCGTTGGCCGCAGCAGTGCCCTTCGCTTGGACGACCGGCTTGCTGGGCGTCACCGACATCGTGCTGGCGCTGGTTTTCTTTTTTGTCACCGGTCACGGTGTCACGCTCGCATACCACCGGATGTTGACGCACGGTTCCTTTAAAGCCAATCGTCCGCTCAAGATCTTCATCACGATCCTTGGTTCGATGGCCGTGCAGGGCAACCCCATTGGCTGGGTCGCCGACCACCGCCGTCACCACGCCTTCTCCGATAAAGAGGGTGACCCTCACTCGCCGTGGCTCTTCGGCACGTCCCCTTGGGCCATCACCAAGGGATTCTGGCACTCGCACATGGGTTGGATGTTCCAGCGCAACAACACGACCAACGTGCAACGTTACTGCCCCGACCTGCTGCGTGATAAGGACCTAGTCCGCGTTTCCAGCCTGTTTTGGCTGTGGACGATCCTGACCTTCCTGCTCCCAGCCGTCCTAGGTGGCCTCATCACGATGTCGTGGATGGGTGCCCTGACTGCCTTCTTCTGGGCCGGACTTGTACGTGTCTCGGTACTGCACCACACCACGTGGGCGACGAACTCGATCTGCCACATGGTGGGAGAGCGCCCGTTCAAAGCTCGTGACAAAGCCGCGAACGTCTGGCCGTTGGCCATCGCCTCCTTCGGAGAGTCTTGGCACAACCTGCACCACGCCGACCCGACCTCAGCTCGCCACGGTGTGCTGAAGGGACAGATTGACACCACGGCCCGTCTCATCTGGATTTTCGAGAAGTTCGGATGGGCAACTGACGTCAAGTGGCCTAGCGAAGAGCGCATCAAGAAGCTCACCATCGAGCGTGACGAAGCCCGGGCTGCGGCTTAG
- a CDS encoding LuxR C-terminal-related transcriptional regulator, giving the protein MDVVLAEDNSLLRDGLIRLLEAHDCTVVEAVDNGPDLTAALLEHQPDVAVVDIRLPPTFTDEGLRAAIAARRQLPDLPVLVLSQYVEQLYARELMRDRRGGVGYLLKDRVSHVSDFIAALRSVAAGGTAMDPEVVSQLLGGQQNQLQALSAREQEVLAQMAEGRSNAAIAAALHITEKAVGKHSANVFRKLGLAQSEDDNRRVLAVLAYLEDS; this is encoded by the coding sequence ATGGATGTTGTGCTGGCCGAAGATAACTCGTTGCTACGCGACGGGTTGATCCGCCTGCTGGAAGCCCACGACTGCACGGTTGTGGAGGCGGTCGACAATGGGCCGGACTTGACGGCGGCTTTGCTCGAACATCAGCCTGACGTGGCCGTCGTTGACATTCGTCTCCCTCCTACTTTCACCGATGAAGGGCTGCGCGCCGCTATTGCCGCGCGCCGCCAGTTGCCGGATCTTCCGGTTCTGGTCCTCTCCCAGTATGTCGAGCAGCTCTATGCCCGTGAGCTCATGCGTGACCGACGCGGTGGCGTGGGCTACCTGTTGAAGGACCGCGTCTCACACGTGAGCGATTTCATCGCCGCGTTGCGTAGTGTCGCCGCTGGCGGCACCGCGATGGACCCCGAGGTCGTCTCGCAGCTTCTGGGTGGGCAGCAAAATCAGCTGCAGGCCCTATCGGCGCGGGAACAGGAAGTCCTCGCGCAGATGGCCGAGGGGCGCTCCAACGCCGCCATCGCGGCAGCCTTGCATATCACCGAGAAAGCTGTGGGCAAACACTCCGCCAATGTTTTTCGCAAACTCGGGCTCGCCCAGTCTGAGGACGACAACCGCCGGGTCTTGGCGGTGCTGGCCTATCTCGAAGACTCCTGA
- a CDS encoding sensor histidine kinase, protein MMEKFSDGIQRRSHTLVSSILLCSLSLMGMLLIVAAALASVLVLFWVGIPLTIALIWKIRAWAGAQRRIFTDRLDTPVSNPYRPWPRGSLDRRALWLIRDPATWRDVAWLGINSTLGALMYGLLIGFFAVGAYLIVQPLLYLFFFSDGVRETLGNVGFYQFDSVAKTLMLVPLGVLFGAAWWHWTERLMRWYAGVGAKLLGPTAAMRLSAQVSQLRESRDDTVDTAAAELRRIERDLHDGAQARLVALGLSIGMAEDMVDTDPEGAKALLAEARDESQNALNEIRNLARGIHPPVLADRGFSGALQAMALANPLPVTIIYKVTGKLPGTVESAVYFATSEVFTNITKHAHASKVAVIVAYVAGQFVIEVQDDGIGGASAETGGGLEGVRRRVSAFDGTIDIDSPQGGPTTVTIAIPCQLQDSGADEAEAVEKTNFRRRSRKSKSGRSKRTGGSSKKGPGGGAEEFSRAHDATQS, encoded by the coding sequence ATGATGGAGAAATTCAGCGACGGAATCCAGCGACGTTCTCATACCCTCGTCAGCTCGATTCTGCTGTGCTCACTGTCTTTGATGGGGATGCTCCTCATCGTGGCCGCCGCGCTCGCTAGTGTGCTGGTCCTGTTTTGGGTGGGTATCCCGCTGACCATCGCCTTGATTTGGAAGATTCGGGCGTGGGCGGGCGCGCAGCGGCGAATCTTCACCGATCGGCTCGACACGCCGGTGTCCAATCCGTACCGGCCTTGGCCGCGTGGGTCGCTTGACCGAAGGGCGCTGTGGCTGATCCGCGACCCCGCGACGTGGCGGGATGTAGCGTGGCTCGGCATTAACTCCACCCTCGGTGCCCTTATGTATGGCCTGCTCATTGGCTTTTTCGCCGTGGGTGCCTACTTGATCGTCCAGCCGTTGTTGTACCTGTTTTTCTTTAGTGACGGAGTCAGGGAAACTCTCGGCAACGTCGGTTTCTACCAGTTTGATTCCGTTGCCAAGACCCTGATGTTGGTGCCTTTGGGCGTGTTGTTCGGAGCAGCGTGGTGGCACTGGACGGAACGACTCATGCGTTGGTATGCCGGAGTTGGTGCCAAGCTGCTTGGTCCCACGGCGGCCATGCGGTTGTCGGCGCAGGTTTCTCAACTTCGCGAATCGCGCGATGACACAGTCGACACCGCTGCCGCTGAGCTGCGCCGTATCGAGAGGGATTTGCACGACGGGGCACAGGCTCGGCTGGTGGCGCTGGGACTGAGCATCGGTATGGCCGAGGATATGGTGGATACCGATCCCGAGGGGGCCAAGGCGCTTTTGGCTGAGGCGCGCGACGAGAGCCAGAATGCGCTCAATGAGATTCGCAACCTCGCACGCGGCATCCATCCTCCTGTGTTGGCAGATCGGGGTTTCTCCGGCGCGCTGCAGGCGATGGCTCTGGCCAATCCTCTACCGGTGACGATCATCTACAAGGTCACGGGCAAACTCCCAGGTACGGTTGAATCAGCTGTTTACTTCGCCACCAGCGAAGTCTTCACCAATATCACCAAGCACGCCCATGCGTCCAAGGTGGCGGTAATCGTCGCTTACGTCGCGGGTCAGTTCGTCATCGAAGTGCAAGACGATGGCATCGGAGGAGCCTCCGCCGAGACTGGCGGCGGCCTCGAGGGCGTCCGTCGGCGAGTCTCCGCCTTTGACGGCACGATCGACATTGATAGCCCGCAGGGTGGGCCGACCACAGTCACTATTGCCATTCCCTGCCAGTTGCAGGACAGCGGCGCCGATGAGGCCGAGGCGGTAGAGAAGACTAACTTCCGACGCCGTTCACGCAAATCGAAGTCGGGCCGGTCGAAAAGAACTGGAGGGTCCTCGAAAAAGGGCCCCGGCGGTGGGGCCGAGGAGTTCTCTCGCGCTCACGATGCCACCCAAAGCTAA
- the cobA gene encoding uroporphyrinogen-III C-methyltransferase, with protein sequence MGLRLSGRRVLVVGGGSVAARRVPRLLSTGAQVHIISPRLTTTLSDLARRGDLSWSERTFRPTDVDGAWLVLAATDDHDANEQIARECEKQRTFCSRADDAEDSTAWAAATTSWDGLQIAVLASGDPLRAKDVRQQLSHQLQDGDLGARRRRAKQAPVGVALVGAGPGDADLITLRGLRLLQRAEVVISDRLVPLELLDVLDDDVELIDAAKLPYGRHTTQEAINTLLVQRASAGKFVVRLKGGDGFVFGRGAEEIDACVDAGIPVHVVPGISSSIAGPAAAGIPVTERGVVHDFTVVSGHVPPLDPTSRVNWEALAASNGTLILLMAVKNRAEIAAALLAGGKDAQTPVRIVENATTVHQLVRDTTLGGLAECEVRSPAVIVIGEVAARSRSVQS encoded by the coding sequence ATGGGGCTGCGGCTATCGGGACGTCGGGTACTCGTCGTTGGAGGTGGCTCGGTCGCCGCCCGCCGCGTCCCACGTCTGCTCAGCACCGGAGCCCAAGTCCACATCATCTCTCCCCGCCTGACCACCACTTTGTCCGATCTGGCTCGCCGAGGCGACCTCTCCTGGAGCGAAAGGACCTTCCGCCCCACTGATGTCGACGGTGCGTGGTTGGTCTTGGCCGCTACCGATGACCACGACGCCAACGAACAGATCGCCCGCGAATGCGAAAAGCAGCGGACCTTCTGCAGCCGCGCCGATGACGCGGAGGACTCGACCGCTTGGGCCGCCGCGACCACTTCCTGGGACGGCCTCCAGATAGCCGTGCTTGCCTCGGGCGACCCGCTGCGAGCCAAGGACGTGCGCCAGCAGCTCAGCCATCAGCTGCAAGACGGCGACCTGGGCGCGAGGCGACGCCGCGCGAAGCAAGCTCCGGTCGGCGTCGCCCTCGTAGGGGCCGGACCCGGCGACGCGGACCTGATCACATTGCGCGGACTACGCCTCCTCCAGCGCGCCGAGGTCGTCATTTCCGACCGGCTGGTACCGCTCGAACTGCTCGACGTACTTGACGACGACGTCGAACTGATCGACGCGGCCAAACTGCCCTATGGGAGACACACCACCCAAGAGGCGATCAACACGCTTCTAGTTCAGCGGGCCAGCGCCGGGAAGTTTGTCGTCCGGCTCAAAGGCGGCGACGGATTCGTTTTCGGGCGGGGAGCCGAAGAGATCGACGCGTGTGTCGACGCGGGGATTCCCGTTCATGTCGTTCCCGGCATTTCCAGCTCCATCGCCGGTCCCGCTGCGGCTGGCATCCCCGTGACGGAGCGGGGAGTGGTCCACGACTTCACGGTGGTGTCGGGCCATGTTCCCCCGCTCGATCCGACTAGCCGGGTCAACTGGGAGGCGCTGGCAGCCTCCAACGGCACATTGATCCTGCTTATGGCCGTCAAGAATCGCGCCGAGATCGCGGCGGCGTTGCTGGCTGGCGGCAAAGACGCCCAGACGCCGGTTCGTATCGTTGAAAACGCCACGACCGTCCATCAGCTGGTGCGGGACACTACCCTTGGCGGCCTGGCCGAATGTGAGGTCCGTTCTCCAGCCGTCATTGTCATTGGCGAGGTCGCGGCGCGATCTCGCAGCGTGCAAAGTTGA
- a CDS encoding transglycosylase domain-containing protein, with protein sequence MQLQSQLFEPPSEQQRPAEGVYRLLRAGILVGLSVAILVFPVVVMGGLSAKAGASAIDQLSVELAETNPPLTSYVYAADGETLISLFYDEFRRHVDLDEIAPVMQQALIAAEDARFYEHNGVDYRGILRAAVANQAGGEVEQGASTLTMQYVRGALQHNSESIEDVIAATEQTADRKLREARLSMALEDQLTKDEILERYLNQAYFGHNAYGIFAAAYIYFSKHPSELELDEAALLAGLVQAPSDYDPVSSDQIAAEQRRNWVLDRMVETEFISAADASEVHSTGIELNVSNPPNSCIGITGEISEHGFFCDYLRLWWRTQEAFGDTPQERETNLRQGGYTVIATLDPDMHQIAADHINDQVSPNSKHALGGVLMEPGTGRIKSLALNRNYSLDQSNNGAHSNPSSSQIGNYPNTVNALLGGGNASGYQGGSTFKVFVMLAALDNGYTLDHAINSPHRVTTGYITAGGRASCGGRWCPQNANESMAGNRDMWSGYGMSVNTYFAQLIQQVGADEAVLMAERMGLEWRTETDRLYASPERRRGWGPFTLGVSDVQPIEMTNVFNTLAGEGQYCEPLPVLRVIDPNGQELDVASPRCKQELDVDVARAAVDAGLCTTETHPDDSVCGEWGTAGDVGRTVERQVSGKTGTTDSFQAAWFFGSTPQLTVGTFMADPDYMFNTVGRNRTMIPRETAAMIFRDVLEGEPKLEFTRPSSSIRG encoded by the coding sequence ATGCAGCTTCAATCCCAACTCTTCGAACCTCCCAGCGAACAACAGCGGCCCGCTGAAGGCGTCTATCGACTGCTGCGCGCTGGCATTCTCGTGGGATTGTCCGTTGCCATTTTGGTTTTTCCCGTGGTGGTCATGGGCGGTTTGAGCGCCAAGGCCGGAGCGAGCGCTATTGACCAGTTGTCGGTGGAGTTGGCCGAGACCAACCCTCCACTGACCAGCTACGTATACGCGGCCGACGGCGAGACCCTGATCTCGCTGTTCTACGACGAGTTTCGCCGTCATGTCGATCTCGACGAGATCGCGCCTGTGATGCAGCAAGCTCTCATCGCCGCGGAGGACGCTCGTTTCTACGAGCACAATGGCGTGGACTACCGAGGAATTTTGCGGGCGGCCGTAGCCAACCAAGCAGGCGGCGAAGTCGAACAAGGGGCCTCGACTTTGACGATGCAATACGTGCGGGGGGCTCTACAACACAATTCCGAATCCATTGAGGATGTCATCGCGGCGACCGAACAGACCGCCGACCGCAAGCTACGCGAAGCCAGGCTATCGATGGCGCTGGAAGATCAGCTCACCAAAGATGAGATCCTGGAGCGTTACCTCAACCAGGCGTACTTTGGGCACAACGCCTACGGAATCTTCGCCGCCGCCTACATCTATTTCTCCAAGCATCCCAGCGAGCTAGAACTCGACGAGGCGGCGCTTTTGGCCGGGCTAGTACAGGCCCCCTCCGACTACGACCCTGTCTCCTCAGACCAAATCGCGGCCGAGCAACGCCGCAATTGGGTACTCGACCGGATGGTGGAGACTGAGTTCATTTCCGCCGCTGACGCCTCCGAAGTGCACTCAACTGGCATCGAACTCAACGTGAGCAACCCGCCCAACTCCTGCATCGGCATCACCGGTGAGATCAGCGAGCATGGCTTCTTCTGCGACTATTTGCGGCTGTGGTGGCGCACGCAGGAGGCATTCGGTGACACCCCGCAGGAGCGGGAGACCAACTTGCGGCAAGGTGGCTACACCGTCATCGCCACCCTCGACCCCGACATGCACCAGATCGCCGCCGACCACATCAATGATCAGGTATCCCCCAACTCCAAGCACGCCTTGGGGGGAGTGCTCATGGAGCCGGGGACCGGGCGCATCAAATCTTTGGCACTCAATCGGAACTACAGCCTCGACCAGTCCAACAACGGCGCCCACTCCAACCCAAGCAGTTCCCAGATCGGTAACTATCCCAACACCGTGAACGCCCTGCTGGGAGGCGGAAACGCCTCCGGGTACCAAGGCGGGTCGACGTTCAAGGTCTTTGTGATGTTGGCGGCCCTGGACAATGGCTACACACTTGACCACGCCATCAACTCACCTCACCGCGTCACGACTGGCTATATCACCGCCGGGGGACGCGCCTCCTGTGGCGGACGATGGTGCCCGCAGAACGCCAACGAGTCGATGGCGGGCAACCGTGACATGTGGTCGGGTTACGGGATGTCGGTCAACACCTATTTCGCGCAACTCATCCAGCAAGTCGGGGCCGACGAAGCCGTGCTCATGGCTGAACGTATGGGGCTGGAATGGCGCACCGAAACCGACCGGCTCTACGCCTCGCCCGAACGACGCAGAGGCTGGGGACCGTTCACCTTGGGCGTATCGGACGTACAGCCCATCGAAATGACCAACGTGTTCAACACGCTAGCCGGGGAAGGTCAGTATTGTGAGCCGCTACCGGTGTTGCGGGTGATCGACCCCAACGGCCAGGAACTTGATGTCGCCTCTCCACGATGCAAGCAAGAACTCGATGTCGACGTGGCCCGCGCTGCGGTGGACGCGGGGCTATGTACGACCGAAACTCACCCAGACGATTCGGTGTGCGGTGAATGGGGTACCGCCGGTGACGTTGGCCGCACCGTCGAACGCCAGGTCTCTGGCAAGACTGGCACCACCGACTCATTCCAAGCCGCGTGGTTCTTCGGATCGACTCCACAATTGACCGTGGGAACGTTCATGGCCGACCCTGACTACATGTTCAACACGGTCGGTCGCAACCGCACGATGATTCCCCGCGAAACCGCCGCAATGATCTTTCGGGACGTTTTGGAGGGCGAGCCGAAACTCGAATTCACCAGACCGTCGTCCAGTATCCGGGGATGA
- a CDS encoding SURF1 family protein, which produces MRQGYRFLTSPRWLGLAAFALVAVLVCALLATWQQGRATERSAANDRIQAGAGADPAAFEHVLPAEVALDDDDRWLVVEVTGEFDTDNEIVIRARPQDGSNGYEILTPLLLDDGSAVLINRGWIAAAQGGAVPDIPPAPTGETTVIGRVYEPEPRGGQVSREDGRWHSRVINVDQLAAEFPYQLRAGYVGDLEASAPFQVQNPPSYRAWQNYSYAVQWWLFAGMIPIGFVVLARREAQGRGGVTTGKRSVAEELAED; this is translated from the coding sequence GTGCGTCAGGGGTACCGGTTCCTCACCTCACCGCGCTGGCTGGGCCTAGCGGCCTTCGCGCTAGTGGCGGTGTTGGTGTGTGCCCTGCTAGCCACCTGGCAGCAAGGGCGTGCCACCGAGCGATCGGCGGCGAACGACCGCATTCAGGCCGGGGCCGGGGCCGACCCCGCTGCCTTTGAACACGTGTTGCCCGCCGAGGTGGCGCTCGACGATGACGACCGCTGGCTTGTCGTCGAAGTCACCGGCGAATTCGATACCGACAATGAGATCGTGATTCGGGCCCGCCCGCAAGATGGCAGCAATGGCTACGAGATCCTCACCCCGCTGCTACTTGACGACGGCAGCGCCGTCCTCATCAATCGAGGATGGATCGCCGCGGCACAGGGGGGCGCAGTGCCCGACATTCCTCCCGCTCCCACTGGTGAAACAACCGTGATCGGGCGAGTCTACGAGCCCGAACCGCGTGGTGGCCAGGTCAGTCGAGAGGACGGGCGCTGGCACTCAAGGGTCATCAACGTTGACCAGCTCGCCGCGGAGTTTCCGTACCAGCTTCGGGCCGGTTACGTGGGGGACCTGGAGGCATCGGCACCCTTCCAGGTGCAAAATCCGCCCAGCTATCGAGCTTGGCAAAATTACAGCTACGCGGTGCAGTGGTGGCTGTTCGCAGGCATGATCCCGATCGGGTTTGTCGTTCTTGCTCGCCGTGAAGCCCAGGGACGTGGGGGAGTCACCACCGGCAAGCGCAGCGTCGCCGAGGAACTGGCGGAAGACTGA